From Desulfatirhabdium butyrativorans DSM 18734:
TGCAACGTTTTGTTGATGAAACGCAAATAGCTGTAACGGTATGCCATTTTCCGCCCGGGACAAGCAAATGGAACAAAATTGAACATCGAATGTTTTCTCATATTTCAAAGAACTGGAGAGGACGCCCTCTTACAAGCCATGAAGTAATGGTAAACTTGATAGCGAATACCACAACCGAATCTGGTTTAAAAATCCAAGCGGCATTAGATTCAAATGAAT
This genomic window contains:
- a CDS encoding ISAzo13-like element transposase-related protein, translating into QRFVDETQIAVTVCHFPPGTSKWNKIEHRMFSHISKNWRGRPLTSHEVMVNLIANTTTESGLKIQAALDSNEYLTGITFSDREMKTLSLEKNDFHGEWNYSIYPTKKR